In Stigmatella aurantiaca, the following proteins share a genomic window:
- the infC gene encoding translation initiation factor IF-3: MIREQRSSRSGSRDQRTNRRIRAREVRVVSADGEQLGVMPLEAALARARDEGLDLVEISPMASPPVCKLMDYGKFKYEEKKKASEAKRAQVVIQLKEVKLRPKTEDHDYEFKVRNMRRFVEEGNKAKVVVQFRGREITHREQGTALLNDVAQDLKDVAIVEQPPRMEGRLMFMILAPTPKVAQKAREAVKQAAQAAKRTPPPQGKPSTESASAEPAPVPDEQPAAP; this comes from the coding sequence ATCATTCGCGAACAGAGAAGCAGCCGCAGTGGAAGCCGTGACCAGCGCACCAACCGCCGCATTCGCGCCCGGGAGGTTCGCGTGGTGAGCGCGGACGGTGAGCAGCTCGGCGTCATGCCCCTCGAGGCCGCCCTCGCGCGGGCCCGTGACGAGGGGCTCGACCTGGTCGAGATCAGCCCCATGGCCAGCCCGCCCGTCTGCAAGCTCATGGACTACGGCAAGTTCAAGTACGAGGAGAAGAAGAAGGCCTCGGAAGCCAAGCGGGCGCAGGTCGTCATCCAGCTCAAGGAAGTGAAGCTCCGTCCCAAGACGGAGGACCACGACTACGAGTTCAAGGTGCGCAACATGCGCCGGTTCGTGGAGGAGGGGAACAAGGCGAAGGTCGTCGTCCAGTTCCGCGGCCGCGAAATCACCCACCGCGAGCAGGGCACCGCCCTCCTCAACGACGTGGCGCAGGACCTGAAGGACGTGGCCATCGTGGAGCAGCCGCCCCGCATGGAAGGGCGCCTGATGTTCATGATTCTCGCGCCCACGCCCAAGGTGGCCCAGAAGGCCCGCGAGGCCGTGAAGCAGGCCGCCCAGGCCGCCAAGCGCACGCCGCCGCCCCAGGGCAAGCCCTCGACGGAAAGCGCCAGCGCCGAGCCGGCCCCGGTACCGGACGAGCAGCCAGCGGCTCCCTGA
- a CDS encoding SLC13 family permease, giving the protein MTIAIVLGIVVLALILFSLETIPIEVSSLTIVCLLALTRVLTPEQAFEGFSNDTVIFIFCLLAMTQGLATTGVVQLIGQRLSFFARYGHQVFVLAMMGTVAVFSSVISNTVTTAAFLPVAIGAAHRAKVPKSKVLMPLAYASMLGGMVFLYGTSTNLVMSAAMQKMGMKGIGVAELAPVGLPVAVLGILVVVLLGPLLLPAREGQAGEAGWSLRDYLTEAVLPEGSGYRGKELGEITKGLGLRVIGLLRDGQPLAAVPSYRLEGTERLIIEGRREDILRVKDLRGIEIRPDMRLGDTEEASRDAVLVEASVPSGSPLSGRSLKEALFAERFGLVALALHRKPAFQRITKLQMLGRLFGQQSLSSIPLSVGDVLLLRGSRARVAELADGASLLVLSDYDYQPPRYGKALLAVCLFLGALAAGSLGVVPLSVAGLAGMLGMIATGCVDARTAFRVDWRVVLLIGSMMALGVAMEKSGAGMFLGSRVAEMATYGGPRLVLTLLMVLTILLSAPMSNQAAALVVLPVAVSAASQLGVDVRPFAIGVTLAASCSFITPLEPSCVLVYGPGHYRFTDFFRLGTPLTVLLVVFLVFAVPAVWPFDGSLPAAAAR; this is encoded by the coding sequence ATGACCATCGCCATCGTTCTGGGCATCGTCGTCCTCGCCCTCATCCTGTTCTCGCTGGAGACCATCCCCATCGAGGTCAGCTCCCTCACCATCGTCTGCCTCCTGGCGCTCACCCGCGTCCTCACCCCGGAGCAGGCCTTCGAGGGCTTCAGCAACGACACCGTCATCTTCATCTTCTGCCTGCTGGCGATGACGCAGGGGCTCGCCACCACCGGCGTCGTCCAGCTCATCGGGCAGCGGCTGTCCTTCTTCGCCCGCTACGGCCACCAGGTCTTCGTGCTCGCGATGATGGGCACCGTCGCCGTCTTCTCCTCCGTCATCTCCAACACGGTGACGACCGCCGCCTTCCTCCCTGTGGCCATCGGCGCCGCGCACCGCGCCAAGGTCCCCAAGAGCAAGGTGCTCATGCCCCTCGCCTACGCGTCGATGCTGGGCGGCATGGTGTTCCTCTATGGCACCTCCACCAACCTGGTGATGTCCGCGGCCATGCAGAAGATGGGCATGAAGGGCATTGGCGTGGCGGAGCTGGCGCCCGTGGGGCTGCCCGTGGCGGTGCTCGGCATCCTGGTTGTCGTGCTGCTCGGCCCCCTGCTGTTGCCCGCCCGCGAGGGCCAGGCCGGAGAGGCGGGCTGGTCCCTGCGCGACTACCTCACGGAGGCCGTGCTGCCCGAGGGCTCGGGTTACCGGGGCAAGGAGCTGGGAGAGATTACCAAGGGCCTCGGGCTGCGCGTCATCGGCCTGCTCCGGGACGGGCAGCCCCTGGCGGCGGTGCCCTCCTACCGGCTGGAGGGCACCGAGCGGCTCATCATCGAGGGCAGGCGCGAGGACATCCTCCGCGTCAAGGACCTCCGGGGCATCGAGATCCGCCCGGACATGAGGCTGGGCGATACAGAGGAGGCCTCGCGGGACGCGGTGCTGGTGGAGGCCAGCGTCCCCTCGGGCAGCCCCCTGTCGGGCCGGAGCCTGAAGGAGGCCCTCTTCGCGGAGCGCTTCGGCCTGGTCGCGCTGGCGCTGCACCGCAAGCCGGCCTTTCAGCGCATCACCAAGCTGCAGATGCTGGGACGCCTCTTCGGCCAGCAATCCCTCTCCTCCATTCCGCTGTCCGTGGGTGACGTGCTGCTCCTGCGGGGCTCCCGCGCCCGCGTGGCGGAGCTGGCCGATGGCGCCTCGCTGCTGGTGCTCTCCGACTACGACTACCAGCCGCCCCGCTATGGCAAAGCCCTGCTGGCGGTGTGCCTCTTCCTGGGCGCGCTGGCGGCGGGCTCGCTGGGGGTGGTGCCCCTCTCCGTCGCGGGCCTGGCGGGGATGCTGGGCATGATTGCCACCGGGTGCGTGGATGCGCGCACCGCCTTCCGGGTGGACTGGCGCGTGGTGCTGCTCATCGGCTCGATGATGGCGCTGGGCGTGGCCATGGAGAAGAGCGGCGCGGGGATGTTCCTCGGCAGCCGCGTGGCGGAGATGGCCACCTATGGCGGCCCCCGGCTGGTGCTCACCCTGTTGATGGTGCTGACCATCCTGCTGTCGGCCCCCATGAGCAACCAGGCCGCGGCGCTGGTGGTGCTCCCCGTGGCGGTGAGCGCCGCCTCGCAGCTCGGCGTGGACGTGCGCCCGTTCGCCATCGGGGTGACCTTGGCGGCGAGCTGCTCGTTCATCACCCCGCTGGAGCCCAGCTGCGTGCTCGTGTACGGCCCCGGCCACTACCGCTTCACGGACTTCTTCCGGCTGGGCACGCCCCTGACGGTCCTCCTCGTGGTGTTCCTCGTCTTCGCCGTCCCCGCCGTGTGGCCCTTCGACGGCTCCCTTCCCGCCGCGGCCGCCCGGTAG
- a CDS encoding serine/threonine-protein kinase, whose protein sequence is MRQGDDDSGGLSYLGDLDAQTQPASVRAPTGTLIQGQVTPHPPVPPSVRGPMPGQVLAGRYRVERWLGAGGTSTVHAATDLQSGQPVALKLLMASVDDTERVARFRKELEHVRVLEHPNIARVLDVGLDGPRHFLVMELLEGMDLKRLVAQRRPSLAESLRWLTHATCALEHAHAHGVLHRDVKSPNLFITPTGILKLMDFGLAKSAHVDSSTTQGTVMGTPEYMAPEQVMGSPPASAATDLYSLGVVAYELVTGQLPFRHPQPVPLMFLQVQQAPAPPRTLCPTLPGPFEHVILTLMAKPPQDRYPSASALRGALKALWPLVLPGAAASL, encoded by the coding sequence GTGCGGCAGGGTGATGATGACTCGGGAGGACTGAGCTACCTGGGAGACCTCGACGCCCAGACCCAGCCGGCGTCCGTCCGCGCGCCCACGGGCACCCTCATCCAGGGGCAGGTGACGCCCCATCCCCCCGTCCCCCCGTCGGTGCGTGGGCCCATGCCCGGGCAGGTGCTCGCGGGCCGCTACCGCGTGGAGCGGTGGCTGGGGGCCGGGGGCACCTCCACGGTGCATGCGGCCACGGACCTCCAGTCTGGGCAGCCCGTGGCGCTCAAGCTGCTGATGGCCTCCGTGGACGACACGGAACGGGTGGCCCGCTTCCGCAAGGAGCTGGAGCACGTGCGCGTCCTGGAGCATCCGAACATCGCCCGGGTGCTCGACGTGGGGCTCGATGGCCCGCGGCACTTCCTGGTCATGGAGCTGCTGGAGGGCATGGACCTGAAGCGGCTGGTGGCCCAGCGGCGCCCCAGCCTCGCCGAGTCCCTGCGCTGGCTCACCCATGCCACGTGCGCCCTGGAGCATGCGCATGCGCACGGGGTGCTGCACCGGGACGTGAAGTCGCCCAACCTCTTCATCACCCCCACGGGCATCCTCAAGCTGATGGACTTCGGGCTCGCCAAGAGCGCCCACGTGGACAGCAGCACCACGCAGGGCACCGTCATGGGCACCCCCGAGTACATGGCCCCGGAGCAGGTGATGGGCTCGCCCCCGGCCTCGGCGGCCACCGACCTGTACTCGCTGGGGGTGGTGGCCTACGAGCTCGTGACGGGGCAGCTTCCCTTCCGCCATCCCCAGCCCGTGCCGCTCATGTTCCTCCAGGTGCAGCAGGCCCCCGCGCCGCCGCGCACCCTGTGCCCCACGCTGCCCGGGCCCTTCGAGCACGTCATCCTCACGCTCATGGCCAAGCCGCCCCAGGACCGTTACCCGAGCGCCTCGGCGCTGCGCGGGGCGCTCAAGGCGCTGTGGCCGCTGGTGCTGCCCGGCGCCGCCGCGAGCCTGTGA